A window of SAR202 cluster bacterium contains these coding sequences:
- a CDS encoding GYD domain-containing protein has translation MATYIQLLILTPEGRARTLEDPEFVLKAQQSISITAVTVLGTYGVLGQYDFINIVDAPNESVAAKFSIELGVKAGAHITTLPAIPIARLENVHGGDPSPTETSRAMPLEGGRN, from the coding sequence ATGGCTACTTATATTCAGCTTTTGATACTTACGCCGGAAGGCCGTGCGCGGACGCTGGAAGACCCGGAGTTTGTGCTTAAAGCCCAGCAATCTATATCGATAACCGCCGTCACCGTCCTGGGCACCTACGGCGTCCTCGGCCAGTACGACTTCATAAACATAGTCGACGCGCCCAACGAAAGCGTAGCGGCCAAATTTTCCATTGAGCTGGGCGTCAAAGCCGGGGCGCACATAACCACCCTGCCTGCCATACCCATCGCGCGGCTTGAAAACGTTCACGGCGGGGATCCTTCGCCCACGGAGACCAGCCGGGCCATGCCCCTGGAGGGCGGGAGGAACTGA